Genomic segment of Panicum virgatum strain AP13 chromosome 9N, P.virgatum_v5, whole genome shotgun sequence:
TTAAGTTGACTGGTCATTTTAGCTCATTTCTCCCCTCTAAATTAATTACGTGGCATGCCATTGTAGTAGTTTATTTTACCAAATTTTGGGCCGACCCAATGACCCAAAAATATAAATGTTGCATCCCTAACATGCAGTACTCCTGTTTCCTGACTTATGTTGCAATGCAATTTCGTAGTGGCTTCCCAGTTTGGTTGAAGTATGTACCAGGCATCAGCTTCAGGACAGATAACGAACCTTTCAAGGTCGGTCTGTGAAGTCACCAACATTTCTGGATCTAGTTGGAGAGACACATCCTTTTCTTTTCATGGTTGTAATGCTGCCTTTTTGTTTTGCAGACGGCAATGCAGGGTTTCACTGAGAAAATCGTGGGAATGATGAAGAGCGAAAAACTCTTTGCTTCCCAAGGTGGCCCTATTATCCTCTCTCAGGCGAGTATAAGTGtataaatattttcttttagtttGGTGCTAAGGTTTATGGTTGAGTTACAGCATATGGTGATAAGCTGCTGCACCTTCTACAACATGCTAATATGCTTTGAGATTTTGGACAATTGGTAGGATTAGCAAATTTACAATTGTGCCCCTCTGCTAGCTTTGTGCTGGTAAACCTTGATACAAGTCTGAAATTAGCATTTCGTGTATAGTGATTTCTAGTTGACTCATCTTAATTTCATATGTTCCCAGTAGTTCATACTGTTGATCGCTATTATTTCGTTTGTACAGATTGAAAATGAGTATGGTCCAGAAGGCAAAGAGTTTGGTGCTGCTGGCCAGTCATATATCAACTGGGCTGCAAAGATGGCTGTCGGATTGGGCACTGGTGTGCCGTGGGTGATGTGCAAGGAGGAGGATGCACCAGATCCAGTGGTACGGTAATCCTTATCTATGCTAATAACTTCATTTGCACTACGTTACTTATGGTCAAGGGGTAATCGGATTAGTAAACTGATTGTCATGTACTTCTGATAATGTGCCTAGGTGGTCTGTTGTTACCTTTCTTTACTTTATGCAGTAGTATAATTCCAGTGAAAAGGATATTGTTGTGGTTCCCTAATCAAAATAAGGGGTTTGTCTCCAGTTCTAAAGAATGTCACTTCTGAGTTCTGATGTGTCCACAAATTGTTACGTTCTATTTTTTCTttcgcatcaatatattaagaagaaaaaagggttggggggggggggggggggggcgtaaAGAGCCCCCAAAACAGAAAATTGTTatagggtctgtaacacaccCTGAAAAACACACACTGAAGCTGTCTCTCTAAAAAGAGGAGAAAATTAAATGGAATCTCAATGCAATTCTGTAAGCATTTGGTGCCTTGGCGGACCAAATCGAATCCATGCCAGCTCTCTTTTGATCTTCACGAATTTATACTGTGGCCTCTATCTTGTCTGTCTTTTGGAACAAATTCTTGAATAATTTTGACTTGTTTTAACAGATCAATACATGCAATGGTTtctattgtgatgcattttCTGCAAACAAACCTTACAAGCCTATGATGTGGACTGAAGCCTGGAGTGGCTGGTAACTCTTTGTCTTTACCTTTCCTTTTTGGGAAGGTAGTCTTTTGTCAAATTATTGCAAGTGCAATAGCCAATAGTCATTGGTTTATTCAGatttttatctttttgtttcagTTTCTGTTTGCTCTCAGGGGTCATATGTATTAGTATTTGCGACATCTGTCCTAAAAAGAATGTTCACAAAAATTTAGGTTCACGGAATTTGGTGGAACCATCCGCCAACGACCAGTTGAAGACCTCGCATTTGCTGTTGCTCGATTTGTACAGAAGGGTGGTTCTTTTATCAATTACTACATGGTATTTCATGGAAGTACTCATGTTTTATCTTATGCTAACTGTTGTGAGATACTCATGGTTGGTGGTTTACTGGTTTTGATTGTTGTCAATGAAGTATCATGGAGGAACAAATTTTGGACGCACTGCTGGGGGTCCCTTCATCACAACAAGTTATGATTATGATGCTCCAATTGATGAATATGGTAAGTTTACTAGGAGAAATTCAGTAGAATCTTTCAGATGTGCGTCGTTGCCAGTTTTATCTCCATAAAGTGTATAAATAtaccatttttttaaaaaaagttgcATCCATGCATTCTAAATATATTGGTAACTATCAAGCCGTAACCTGTAACTGCATTTTGTAGAATATATATCTTTTATAAGTGTGTTATTGGTACTCATACTCTGCTTTGTTATGTCCAGGACTTGTTAGAGAACCGAAGCACAGTCATCTGAAAGAACTCCACAGAGCTGTTAAGTTATGTGAGCAGGCATTGGTTTCTGTTGACCCAGAAATTACTACCCTTGGAACCATGCAAGAGGTATGTCTAAGTTGGCTTTTCTCCGCAGTGAACCATGTATCATATATGGGTTAATGTCCCACTTATATATATCATCCATACTTCAGGCCCATGTCTTCCGATCTCCATCTGGCTGTGCTGCTTTCCTTGCGAACTACAATTCTAATTCTTATGCAAAAGTTGTGTTCGACAATGAGAATTACAGCCTTCCACCTTGGTCAATTAGCATCCTTCCTGATTGCAAGAATGTAGTCTTTAACAGTGCAACAGTAAGTTTCACTTATATTTTTGTTTCAGTACAGCACATTGTTCTCTTCTTGCATTTTCCCCCTTTTATTCCGCAACAACTGTATGATACCTGGCTTATCTGATTGAAATTGTTTCTCTGCAGATTGGTGTTCAGACATCTCAAATGCAAATGTGGGCAGATGGGGCCGCCTCAATGATGTGGGAGAGGTATGATGAAGAGGTTGATTCTCTGGCAGCTGCTCCACTGCTAACGACAACTGGTTTGCTTGAGCAGCTTAATGTCACGAGAGACAGCAGTGATTATCTGTGGTACATCACCAGGTAATGATGTTTCCATGTCTCACAGATATAAATTTGTACACCACCAGCAGTGAATTTATTTGGATTTCTTGGTTATGGAAGCCTGGGACTGTTATTCTGTGCTTTTGCTCTACATCTCAATACGCatgggaatttttttttgtatctCAAAGCTCTAATTATTGTCTACAGTGTTGAGATAAGCCCATCTGAAAACTTCCTTCAAGGTGGCAAGCCTCTGTCTCTCAGTGTGCAGTCTGCTGGTCACACCTTGCATGTCTTTATCAATGGACAACTTCAAGGTATATACTGAGAAAAAACACCTGTTTCTGAACATTAGTGTCACGGAACATGGTTTctgaataaaataattttacttCTGTAGGTTCTGCTTATGGTACCAGGGAAGATCGAAGAATTAAATATAATGGCATGGCTAACCTTCGAGCCGGTACTAATAAAATTGCACTACTGAGTGTTGCCTGTGGATTACCGGTCCGTCCCCTCATTACTGCATGAATCTATATATATTCACCTTATAACCTAGTATATGACTATTCAATTTTCCGTCCTGACATAGAATGTTGGAGTGCATTATGAAACATGGAACACTGGTGTTGTTGGTCCTGTTGTACTTCATGGGTTGAATGAAGGTTCGCGAGACCTTACTTGGCAAACTTGGTCCTATCAGGTATATTTAACATCACAAACCTTTGTCAATGAATGGATTATTATTAAGAAAAGAAAGTAAACTTGTCTTTTCTCCATGCTAGGTTGGCCTGAAAGGTGAACAGATGAACCTGAACTCCATAGAAGGCTCAAGCTCAGTTGAATGGATGCAAGGATCGTTGTTAGCCCAAAACCAACAGCCATTGGCCTGGTATAGGGTATGAAAAAATTGCCATCCCAACACTATTTGTTTGCGGCTACATTTGCACCCCCATTCTTAGTATATTTTCTCTTCATAGGCTTATTTCGAGACTCCCACTGGGGATGAGCCACTAGCTCTGGATATGGGTAGCATGGGCAAGGGCCAAATCTGGATAAATGGACAAAGCATTGGTCGGTACTGGACAGCATATGCAAATGGGGACTGCAAGGGATGCAGTTACACGGGGACATTCCGTGCACCCAAGTGTCAAGCAGGCTGTGGTCAGCCCACGCAACGTTGGTAAGAATATTTGTTACAGCATTTGATTTTTTTGGACTACCATcgcttgaattttttttgcagtaCTGAAATTCATGATGCACTGTCTAGTGTTTTTgttctcctttttccctttttcttgagTGGTTTTTAGCTATTATGGTTCTGCACTCTTGTTCATGAGATGCCACTCTTAACAAAAGGTGTCAAATTGCTGTCTGCAGGTATCATGTGCCAAGATCCTGGCTGCAACCCACTAGAAATTTGTTGGTAGTTTTTGAGGAACTTGGTGGGGATTCATCGAAGATTGCTCTTGTGAAGAGGTCAGTCTCAAGTGTCTGTGCTGATGTATCTGAGGATCATCCAAATATCAAGAAGTGGCAGATTGAGAGCTACGGTGAGCGTGAGTACCACAGGGCCAAAGTGCACTTAAGATGTGCACCTGGGCAATCCATTTCCGCCATCAAATTTGCAAGCTTTGGGACACCTATGGGAACTTGTGGAAGTTTCCAGCAAGGAGATTGCCATTCAGCAAACTCTCACACTGTTCTCGAGAAGGTTTGTTCTTTGTTTTGGCCATTTGAGTTTTTGCCCTGTCAAAGAAATACTGGGGCAAGCACTTTGCGATATCATTTAGCCTCACAGCATCAATATTATGTTTCATGTGAACAGAAATGCATTGGCCTGCAAAGATGTGTCGTTGCTATCTCCCCCGAGAGCTTTGGAGGAGATCCCTGCCCGAACGTGACAAAAAGGGTGGCGGTCGAGGCAGTCTGTTCTCCCACTGCTTAGCCTACTTCTCCAAGCAACAAATTTGAAGGGGATTGACAAAAAGGTGGACAAAAACAATGGGGAGAGATGAATTGTAAGTATCGACTTGAAGTAGATGTGGTTGGATGATTAGGTCGTGAACTTAGCATTCATCGTTCAGATTTCCAGATTAGGATTGGTTCCCTGCTACATCTCCATGAATTGTTCAAAGCGGCAACTTGGTAACTGAAGTTGGCCCGGGAATGGAGTGTAGACGGGAGTAAACGCAAAAGATTGCATTCTTTTGCTTGTGTTAGTAGTAGTAAAATTTCTTGAGACGGAGAAAGACGCAGGTGAAGTGTGCATTGTACCTTTTTGATGTACTAGTGGTAATATGAGGAGACCGTGTGCGGTGTGCCTGAACATGCCGATGGTAACCTGGTGTTGTCTGTTACCGAAGTTTAGATTTGGTAGCGCTTCTGTTCTGTGAATGGAGAGAGCCTGTGGAATTTCTTCGCAATTATCAATGTTCACTCgtgataaaagaaaagatactACGACGTGTGTGCGCTTGGGAGTTGTTTTGTTTTGGGGACCAAAATGCTGGTGAGTTATTTTGACACTCCCACTTGTAAAAGAGAACGTGGGTCATTCATACTCAGCATTGGATGCGTTTTCTCCCACACTTGTAAATGCTGATGAATTCACTGCCAGAAAGGCGAAAGTAAATAAACAAGGTCTCGTCTGACTGACAGCGACAAACGTGCTGACAGGAAGGCCGGGCGGTTGGCCTCCTGCTGCAGATGAGCAGATCTGCAGCGCAGTGCGATCGCAATAATAAACGAGCGCCCCTTTTGACGATGTGCTCCCCCCTCCTCTCGTCGCGGCACTGCACTTGTGGCCTTTGGGCTGGTGCGCTCGCGGTCGAGGCGACCGACACCCATGCGGCAACAAGGCGGCAGGAGGGCGCGCGTTCTTTTTTTTAAGCTCTGGTTTGGTttagtttctttcaaaatttcaaaactttacaagatttctcATCACATTAAATCTTTAAacgcatgtatgaagtattaaatgtagctaaataaaaaaattaattacacagtttgtctgtaatttgcgagacgaatcttttgagcctagttaatccatggcgggacaataattaccaaatgcAAATAAAAGTCCTACAGTGTTTTGCAGAGTCACTTTTAtgtaactaaacaaggcctcaaCCCGCGTCTTTTTCGTCGAGGTGTGGGATGAGCATGCATGTGTGGCCTTTTGATGCTTTTGTGCCGCTGCCTGCTTCCTGTGCGTTTTGGGGGCTGCCGTCGTGGCGTCAGGCCGTGTTATCGCTCTCGAGGATTTTGCTGAACGCGGGCTGTTCCTGTTCGGTTCTGAATCAGAACTCAGGTGCTGCTTTGGTTTGGTTGGGGTAGATTCTTTCGATCCTTGCCAAGGGACCACCGGGCAGGCGTCATGAACGGAGCGGGCAGTGCTGTGCTGCATTGCCGCCGCTGTTATCTTTACGCGCAATGTTGGGAGCAGCACGCACAAGCCTTCACCTCGGCAGCGGTCGTCGCGACGGGTCTTGCTTGCCCTTTCTTCCTGCCGCTGCGGCGGGTGCCTTGCGAGTTGCGACGCGATGGACGACGGCCACCGGCGACGAGCCCACTCCGCCGAGGTACGCCGCGTGCGCTGGCAGTCTGGCACATGCTGAGGCGGGCCTGGCGGACCGAGGCGGCCTCCGTGCTGGGCCGCACGCGCCGAAACACACGTCTTCCAACTATTCCCCAGCCCAATTTGCAACTGAGGCTAAAAATTGGGCCCAGTTCGCACGTCCTCCTATTCCGCCGCAGCCCAAGATCAATGGGCCAGGCCGGAGGAGCGCCGAGCCGCCGAGGGACACATAGGACACTGGAAGTCTGGAAGGCAAGGGAAAAACCAAACCGCATCCACTTGTGCTGCGCGCGCCAGCATCAGCATGCCCGTGAGGCCAGAgcgcgcagcggcgccgcccgcaGCAGCACCCtgaccgcggcggcgtggcgcccaCTCCGCCCCCGTCCCCCGGCATCCGCGCCCGGACGAGGGCCCCGCCGGCGCGTGCACGGCCATCTCctccgcaccgcaccgcaccgcacccccCACGCGGCAAGTACATCGCCTCCGCGGCCGGATCCCCGGACACATGGGCTGTCGGTCCGTCCGTCCCTCCAACTCCAATCCCCATGCGGCCCGGATCATAGGGCAGCAGCGCTCGATCCCACTGCACCATTattggcggcggcgggtccctGCCCTATCCACTATCCACCATGCTTTGCCTTTGCACTACTGTTGCAGATTCTGAGGTCTGGCCGGACTCACTTGGCGCCTGTACTTGAGGAGGGTACTTGGCGATCGACGTGCGCTGGGGCATGGCATGGGTGCCGGGACCAGGATCCCTTTCATCCGCGAGCAGCCGATGCGATGCCAGCGAGCTCCCCGTCCCCGTCGGGTGCCGACGCTTTGTCTAAAGCGCCAGCGCGCAGCGACATATACTAATCCTGATAGAAAGCGAGAGAAAAACGGGGAGAAGGAAAAGCGACCGAGATGCCGGTATAAAGACGGAACACCCGCAGATACTATTGTTTTTGCATTCTTTgggcctttttttttgtttgctctCTCTCTCGGACGTTCAGCTCTCATCTCTCCGCTGTCTGcgctcgctcgccggcggcgaaagCTACCGTCAAtctgcgtcgccgccgcggctttTTCCGCCAACGCGAGTGTCGCGTGATCTGGAGCGCAGGCCCGGATCCAAGCTAACAGAACGTGACATCATCCAGACAAAGATCGCGCCACGGACATACATAAAAAAAAACCACTAGAAAATTACTATGCGTTTCGATGCTTTCGCTTTCCTCCATTTCTTTAACCTGCAGCGCGCCTGCTCGATCCCTACTCGCTCGTACAATACAAGGATGCAGCACCTGAAGGGGTTGATGCGTTACTGAAAATCAAGCAGGGATGGAGATGGACTGATGGAGCGCTGCAGAACATCTTGCAGGCTGCTATGTGAGGTCGGTAGGGAGATGAGATGGGGATAGGCTTGGGTTTCAATCAGGGTCGCTGAGGCACGCACACGCGTGAGTGCAATCATTGGCAGCTGATGCCGGGCGACGGCTCATTCCTGGCGTCTTCCGAACCGCCTCAAGAAACAAGTCGTCAGGAGGGAG
This window contains:
- the LOC120690236 gene encoding beta-galactosidase 5, producing the protein MGRWWPAALLGCAVAVAVLAAAVECAVTYDKKAVMIDGQRRILFSGSIHYPRSTPDMWEGLIQKAKDGGLDVIQTYVFWNGHEPTPGNYYFEERYDLVRFIKTVQKAGLFVHLRIGPYICGEWNFGGFPVWLKYVPGISFRTDNEPFKTAMQGFTEKIVGMMKSEKLFASQGGPIILSQIENEYGPEGKEFGAAGQSYINWAAKMAVGLGTGVPWVMCKEEDAPDPVINTCNGFYCDAFSANKPYKPMMWTEAWSGWFTEFGGTIRQRPVEDLAFAVARFVQKGGSFINYYMYHGGTNFGRTAGGPFITTSYDYDAPIDEYGLVREPKHSHLKELHRAVKLCEQALVSVDPEITTLGTMQEAHVFRSPSGCAAFLANYNSNSYAKVVFDNENYSLPPWSISILPDCKNVVFNSATIGVQTSQMQMWADGAASMMWERYDEEVDSLAAAPLLTTTGLLEQLNVTRDSSDYLWYITSVEISPSENFLQGGKPLSLSVQSAGHTLHVFINGQLQGSAYGTREDRRIKYNGMANLRAGTNKIALLSVACGLPNVGVHYETWNTGVVGPVVLHGLNEGSRDLTWQTWSYQVGLKGEQMNLNSIEGSSSVEWMQGSLLAQNQQPLAWYRAYFETPTGDEPLALDMGSMGKGQIWINGQSIGRYWTAYANGDCKGCSYTGTFRAPKCQAGCGQPTQRWYHVPRSWLQPTRNLLVVFEELGGDSSKIALVKRSVSSVCADVSEDHPNIKKWQIESYGEREYHRAKVHLRCAPGQSISAIKFASFGTPMGTCGSFQQGDCHSANSHTVLEKKCIGLQRCVVAISPESFGGDPCPNVTKRVAVEAVCSPTA